A stretch of the Planctomycetota bacterium genome encodes the following:
- a CDS encoding AAA family ATPase yields the protein MDRREGEKFRVLENLRMYEASFRLNDRPFLSAPRVDRYYPAATIESCRQQLARCVERAEGVGLLVGPSGTGKSLLLTLLAEQFAKTMSVALLSNGQFNSRRALLQAILFQLNLPYRGLDEGELRLALVDHLAEAKGAGRGLLLLLDEAHSLPVRLLEEVRMITNLAHRGVPQVRLILAGNAAIEERLAAPTLASLSQRITARAYLQALDAQETEAYISAQLAAVGGLGSAVFGTHAMRAVYHATGGVPRLINQLCEHALLMAFAGGRSTIDSDGIQEAWADLQQLPTPWNETTPREEIAIARKDDVVRKDSVIEFGTLPDDDFDLEPTLPGPGLATVPLSAVIPHEFELDDEDDFVPAVVTRPEAELLFGAVNNPLAEAFAEEEVVFDKYASADALLGARQRVKSADSSLLSALLDPFTKPAAVAPVTAPATTEVKHLAVSSLQPTDQPARETRKVAAEGRGDEQVRRALSKTFEDQAMAVEAVAAALASEMLPDFARFSSEPSEPAEPIFKPKFASDDEVIIIEDDPRAGRVENASVRRQEYAQLFARLRHG from the coding sequence GTGGATCGCCGTGAAGGTGAGAAGTTTCGAGTGCTCGAGAATCTGCGCATGTACGAAGCCAGTTTTCGCCTGAACGATCGACCCTTTCTGTCGGCCCCGCGCGTCGACCGATACTATCCGGCCGCGACCATCGAGTCGTGCCGCCAGCAGCTCGCGCGCTGTGTCGAGCGGGCCGAAGGGGTCGGGCTGCTTGTAGGTCCATCGGGCACCGGCAAGTCGCTGCTGCTGACCTTACTGGCCGAGCAGTTCGCCAAGACGATGTCAGTGGCGCTGTTGTCGAATGGCCAGTTCAACTCGCGACGCGCGTTGCTGCAGGCGATCTTGTTTCAGTTGAACTTGCCCTATCGCGGCCTCGACGAAGGCGAGTTGCGACTGGCGCTGGTCGATCATCTGGCCGAGGCCAAAGGGGCCGGGCGCGGCTTGCTGTTGTTGCTCGACGAAGCCCACTCGCTGCCGGTTCGATTGCTGGAAGAAGTGCGGATGATCACCAATCTGGCGCACCGGGGCGTCCCGCAGGTGCGTTTGATCCTGGCCGGCAATGCCGCGATCGAAGAGCGATTGGCCGCGCCGACGTTGGCGTCGTTGTCCCAGCGCATTACCGCCCGAGCGTACCTCCAAGCGCTCGATGCCCAGGAAACCGAGGCTTACATCAGCGCGCAGTTGGCCGCGGTGGGCGGCCTGGGCAGTGCGGTCTTTGGGACACACGCCATGCGAGCGGTCTACCACGCCACCGGCGGCGTGCCGCGGTTGATCAATCAGTTGTGTGAACACGCACTGTTGATGGCCTTTGCCGGCGGGCGTTCGACGATCGATTCGGACGGAATCCAGGAAGCCTGGGCCGATTTGCAGCAGTTGCCGACCCCGTGGAATGAAACGACGCCTCGGGAAGAAATCGCCATCGCCCGCAAGGACGACGTTGTGCGCAAGGACAGCGTGATCGAGTTCGGCACCTTGCCCGACGACGACTTCGACCTGGAACCGACGTTGCCGGGTCCGGGGCTAGCGACGGTACCGCTCAGCGCGGTCATTCCGCACGAATTCGAGTTGGACGACGAGGACGACTTTGTCCCAGCCGTCGTGACACGGCCCGAGGCCGAGCTGTTGTTCGGCGCCGTCAACAATCCGCTGGCCGAAGCGTTCGCCGAAGAAGAAGTGGTGTTCGACAAGTACGCCTCGGCTGACGCTTTGCTTGGTGCGCGGCAACGAGTCAAGTCGGCCGACAGTTCGCTGTTGTCCGCCCTGCTCGATCCGTTCACCAAGCCGGCAGCCGTTGCGCCTGTTACGGCGCCGGCCACCACTGAGGTCAAGCATTTGGCAGTATCCTCTCTCCAGCCCACCGATCAGCCCGCGCGCGAGACGCGAAAGGTCGCGGCGGAGGGGCGTGGCGACGAGCAAGTCAGGCGCGCTCTTAGCAAGACGTTCGAGGACCAGGCGATGGCGGTTGAAGCCGTGGCGGCCGCGCTCGCGTCGGAAATGCTGCCGGACTTCGCCAGGTTTTCGAGCGAGCCGAGCGAGCCGGCCGAACCGATTTTCAAGCCCAAGTTCGCCAGCGATGACGAAGTGATCATCATCGAAGACGATCCGCGGGCCGGCCGCGTTGAAAACGCCTCGGTTCGTCGCCAAGAATACGCGCAGCTCTTCGCCCGCCTGCGTCACGGCTAG
- a CDS encoding UbiA family prenyltransferase, with product MSLPTPTISTGSPLGHLSPPSPPTIDVVFVDLDQTLIASDISAEAIVSGLRHQPTALLGLIETSRRGLAPAKRYMYQLASIDVRNLPYRQEVIDYLRQARENGCRVVLATASDQLWANQVAEHLDLFDDVIGSDGTRNIKGPIKRDTLLKYCQERGYANFAYLGDSRADLAVWERAALAVTVTASDAVLGQLLTRATPVQILLPHRSSRPALIELLRPKQWIKNVLLFLPFLLAHQMGVLDKWLAAFWGALSFSLCASAAYVLNDAFDIEADRAHPRKRNRPLASGAYLVAKALPLAAGLLAVAFLIALVALPVSFAGMLVIYMILAAGYSFWLKRKVMIDVILLASLYTLRIIAGGEATSVPISEWLLALSLFLFTSLAFGKRYCELSQLGETTTTSARARGYSIGDLSLLEVLGPCSGYLAVLVLALYLQSDVVKVLYHHPRLLWLECPLLMYWISRFWILAKRQQLHDDPIAFALGDRTSLLVGALMAAVAVAASWGG from the coding sequence ATGTCGTTGCCGACTCCCACCATTTCGACCGGTTCACCGCTGGGGCACCTGTCGCCACCATCGCCGCCGACGATTGACGTGGTATTCGTCGATCTGGACCAGACGCTAATCGCGTCCGATATCTCGGCCGAGGCGATTGTCTCGGGCCTGCGGCATCAACCGACGGCTCTGTTGGGACTGATCGAGACGTCTCGCCGTGGCCTGGCGCCGGCCAAGCGGTATATGTATCAGTTGGCGTCGATCGACGTTCGCAATCTCCCCTATCGCCAGGAAGTGATCGACTACCTGCGTCAGGCCCGCGAGAACGGCTGTCGCGTCGTTCTGGCCACGGCCAGTGACCAATTGTGGGCTAACCAGGTTGCCGAGCACCTCGATCTGTTCGACGACGTGATCGGCAGCGACGGCACCCGCAACATCAAGGGGCCGATCAAGCGCGACACTCTGTTGAAATACTGCCAAGAGCGAGGCTACGCGAACTTTGCCTACCTGGGAGACAGCCGGGCCGATCTGGCCGTTTGGGAACGGGCCGCGCTGGCCGTGACGGTGACCGCGTCCGATGCGGTGCTGGGCCAGTTGCTGACTCGCGCGACGCCGGTCCAGATTCTGCTGCCCCATCGCTCGTCGCGCCCGGCGCTGATCGAGCTATTGCGGCCGAAGCAGTGGATCAAGAACGTGTTGTTGTTCCTGCCGTTCTTGTTGGCTCACCAGATGGGTGTCCTCGACAAATGGCTGGCCGCGTTCTGGGGAGCGCTCAGTTTTTCGCTGTGCGCGTCGGCGGCTTATGTCCTGAACGATGCCTTCGACATTGAAGCCGACCGAGCCCACCCGCGCAAGCGCAACCGCCCGCTGGCCAGCGGGGCGTACCTGGTGGCCAAGGCGTTGCCACTGGCCGCCGGTTTGCTGGCGGTGGCATTTCTCATTGCGCTCGTTGCCCTGCCCGTCAGCTTCGCTGGAATGCTGGTCATCTACATGATTCTGGCGGCGGGATATTCGTTCTGGCTTAAGCGCAAGGTAATGATCGACGTCATCTTGCTGGCCAGCTTATACACCCTGCGGATCATTGCCGGCGGCGAAGCGACCAGCGTGCCAATCTCGGAATGGCTGCTGGCCTTGTCGCTGTTCCTGTTCACGTCGCTGGCGTTTGGCAAGCGTTACTGCGAGTTGTCACAACTGGGCGAGACCACCACGACCTCGGCTCGGGCACGCGGCTACTCGATTGGCGACCTGTCGCTGCTCGAAGTCCTGGGGCCTTGCAGCGGGTATCTCGCGGTGCTGGTGCTGGCCCTCTACCTGCAAAGCGACGTGGTCAAGGTGCTGTACCATCACCCGCGGCTCTTGTGGCTCGAATGCCCGCTGTTAATGTATTGGATCAGTCGCTTCTGGATTCTGGCCAAGCGGCAGCAATTGCACGACGACCCGATTGCCTTCGCATTGGGGGATCGTACCAGCCTGCTGGTCGGCGCCTTGATGGCCGCGGTCGCCGTAGCGGCGAGTTGGGGCGGCTAG
- a CDS encoding TrmH family RNA methyltransferase — protein sequence MSEFVQQRHQPFSPLDQPRELIVACAPLRSNVNLSRIVRTAGCCGVTRVVCCGQARVIGKIARDAVDDGSDSPDDASGVQLDVHRTLLHPLLELKREGYRLVGLEQTSASKSILEYQFPRRAVLVVGNERRGIDPEILSVLDDVVEIPVWGPPHAFNVATATTIALYEYCRQYPRG from the coding sequence ATGAGCGAGTTTGTCCAACAGCGTCATCAACCGTTCAGCCCGTTGGATCAGCCGCGCGAGCTGATCGTGGCCTGCGCGCCGCTGCGCAGCAATGTGAATCTGTCGCGCATCGTGCGAACCGCGGGGTGTTGCGGCGTCACGCGCGTCGTCTGCTGTGGCCAGGCCCGCGTGATCGGCAAGATTGCCCGCGACGCGGTCGACGACGGCAGCGACAGCCCTGATGACGCTTCGGGCGTCCAACTCGACGTTCATCGCACGCTGCTGCACCCGCTGCTGGAGCTGAAGCGCGAAGGTTACCGGCTGGTCGGGCTGGAACAGACCTCGGCGTCGAAGTCGATCCTGGAATATCAATTTCCGCGCCGGGCTGTGCTGGTCGTCGGGAACGAGCGACGGGGCATCGACCCCGAGATACTGAGCGTCCTGGACGATGTGGTCGAAATCCCGGTCTGGGGCCCGCCCCATGCGTTCAACGTCGCCACGGCCACGACGATCGCGCTGTACGAGTACTGCCGCCAGTATCCCCGCGGGTAA
- a CDS encoding SDR family NAD(P)-dependent oxidoreductase produces MAETWLIVSATSGLGRALCHVMAARGCALVITGRQVDTVEKIAAELRSEHGATVWPETFDAEDDGQHAGLVDRAWQRGRGRLDGAVICHGLLLDQRECEQSSDLLRRSIDVNFTSAAVLLDRLAERMIPQRSGTLAAISSVAGDCGRQSNYAYGAAKAGLSAYLQGLRNRLFRHGIHVLTIKPGFVDTPMIHGRVNVKSPLVASPERVARDIDRALRRQRDVLYTPWWWRIILGVICALPESIFKRLRF; encoded by the coding sequence ATGGCCGAAACCTGGTTGATTGTCAGCGCCACGTCGGGCCTCGGCCGGGCACTTTGCCACGTAATGGCCGCCCGGGGCTGCGCGCTGGTCATCACCGGTCGCCAGGTGGACACCGTTGAAAAAATCGCCGCCGAGTTGCGCTCGGAGCACGGCGCGACCGTCTGGCCCGAGACATTCGACGCCGAGGATGATGGCCAACACGCCGGCCTGGTTGACCGCGCATGGCAACGCGGCCGGGGACGCCTGGACGGAGCGGTGATCTGCCACGGGCTGTTGCTCGATCAGCGCGAATGCGAACAGTCGAGCGACCTCCTCCGGCGTTCGATCGACGTCAATTTCACCTCGGCGGCGGTCCTGCTGGATCGGCTGGCCGAGCGAATGATCCCCCAGCGATCCGGCACCTTGGCCGCCATTTCATCGGTGGCCGGCGATTGCGGTCGGCAGAGCAACTATGCCTATGGCGCGGCCAAGGCCGGCCTGTCGGCCTATCTACAAGGGCTGCGCAATCGGCTGTTTCGCCACGGGATCCATGTCCTGACGATCAAGCCCGGGTTCGTCGACACGCCGATGATTCACGGCCGCGTCAACGTCAAGAGCCCGCTGGTGGCCTCGCCCGAGCGGGTGGCTCGCGATATCGACCGGGCCCTCCGCCGCCAGCGCGACGTCCTGTACACTCCTTGGTGGTGGCGAATCATCCTGGGTGTCATCTGTGCGTTGCCCGAGTCGATCTTCAAGCGGCTGCGATTCTGA
- a CDS encoding MFS transporter, whose product MRTRRKPRAAAPEAHDRPRLGRGFWYTYLANFAMMVAVSVLYRYHDFVTAVGGDEMQLGLIVGAGMVGATLMRLWQGSAIDIYGTRVVWIVSAGAFIACSLGHLLVDDASGVAIFALRIGWQMSLAGFVGASISFVSGLVSAQHTVEVVATLGTSGFLGTIVGNTLGDFLTAAQFSHNHMFVVAAVLGTCMLLLGLMSGGGEAHSASRRRPPLWWLVRRYHPGATIVMSVACGFGLSVPTIFLRPFAKSLGIIEISCFFLPYMFVALVARIITRRWSARWGTRRIIIAGGALLAVGTASFALVTSPWHMWLPATLMGVAHAVLFPTVVAGGSSSFPARHRGVGTTLMLAGFDLGALLAFVSVGSMIVSARGAGLPEYSTTFIAVATILAITAAIYAAEPWWSRAGRAKATR is encoded by the coding sequence GTGCGAACGCGGCGAAAACCGCGCGCGGCGGCCCCCGAGGCGCACGATCGCCCCCGGCTGGGGCGCGGTTTCTGGTACACCTACCTGGCAAACTTCGCCATGATGGTGGCCGTCAGCGTGCTGTACCGATACCACGATTTCGTAACGGCGGTCGGCGGCGACGAAATGCAGCTTGGCCTAATCGTCGGGGCCGGCATGGTCGGCGCGACGCTGATGCGATTGTGGCAAGGCTCGGCCATCGATATCTATGGCACCCGAGTGGTCTGGATTGTTTCGGCCGGCGCGTTCATCGCCTGTAGCCTGGGACACCTGCTGGTCGACGACGCCTCGGGCGTGGCCATTTTCGCACTGCGAATCGGCTGGCAAATGTCACTGGCCGGGTTCGTGGGGGCGAGCATTTCGTTCGTTTCGGGCCTGGTCTCGGCGCAGCACACGGTGGAAGTGGTCGCCACGCTCGGCACATCGGGCTTTCTGGGGACGATCGTCGGCAACACGCTGGGCGACTTTCTGACCGCCGCCCAGTTCAGCCACAACCATATGTTCGTCGTAGCGGCCGTGCTGGGAACGTGCATGTTGCTGCTCGGCTTGATGTCCGGTGGGGGTGAAGCGCACAGCGCGTCACGGCGGCGACCGCCGCTCTGGTGGCTGGTGCGCCGATATCATCCCGGCGCGACGATTGTGATGAGCGTGGCCTGCGGCTTTGGCCTGAGCGTGCCCACGATCTTCCTGCGGCCGTTCGCCAAATCGTTGGGAATCATCGAGATTTCGTGCTTTTTCTTGCCCTACATGTTCGTCGCGTTGGTGGCGAGGATCATCACGCGACGCTGGTCGGCGCGATGGGGAACGCGGCGGATCATCATTGCCGGTGGCGCATTGTTGGCCGTGGGCACTGCCTCGTTTGCCTTGGTCACCAGCCCGTGGCACATGTGGCTGCCGGCGACGCTGATGGGAGTGGCGCACGCCGTTTTGTTCCCCACCGTGGTGGCTGGCGGCAGTTCGTCGTTCCCCGCGCGCCATCGTGGAGTAGGGACCACGTTGATGTTGGCTGGGTTTGATCTGGGCGCGCTGCTCGCGTTTGTCAGCGTGGGGAGTATGATCGTGTCGGCGCGCGGCGCGGGACTACCCGAGTATTCGACCACGTTCATTGCCGTGGCCACGATTCTGGCGATCACGGCCGCGATCTACGCGGCCGAGCCGTGGTGGTCGCGCGCCGGTCGGGCCAAGGCAACACGCTAG
- a CDS encoding methyltransferase domain-containing protein, producing MPSEHRVFFRQFVRNFQTTGSLAPSSRTLARALTRFVAEHPTDGTKRAILEVGPGTGAITRELVKRLAPNDHLTLVELNDEFVAHLRHRFDHESAFQAVKHQATIVHDRLENLPSGSEFEVIVSGLPLNNFPVQLVREILTVYRRLLRPGGTLSFFEYMAIRPLRARVGSRQQRERLAGISDALHELFAAGRIRCEWVWGNLPPAWAHHIRLG from the coding sequence ATGCCTTCGGAACATCGCGTTTTCTTCCGCCAGTTCGTTCGCAACTTTCAGACGACCGGCTCCTTGGCGCCGAGCAGCCGGACGCTGGCTCGGGCGCTGACGCGGTTCGTGGCCGAGCATCCGACGGACGGAACAAAGCGAGCCATTCTGGAAGTCGGTCCTGGCACCGGGGCGATCACCCGCGAGCTGGTGAAACGACTGGCGCCGAACGACCACCTGACCCTGGTCGAGCTGAACGACGAGTTCGTCGCTCATTTGCGGCATCGCTTCGACCACGAGTCAGCGTTTCAGGCGGTCAAGCACCAGGCCACGATCGTCCACGACCGGCTTGAAAACCTCCCCTCCGGCTCGGAGTTCGAGGTCATCGTCTCGGGGCTGCCGCTGAACAACTTCCCGGTCCAATTGGTGCGCGAGATTCTGACGGTCTATCGCCGGCTGTTGCGGCCGGGGGGAACCCTGTCTTTCTTCGAATACATGGCCATTCGCCCGCTGCGGGCCCGCGTGGGCAGCCGCCAGCAGCGCGAACGCCTCGCCGGAATCAGCGACGCCCTGCACGAGCTGTTCGCCGCCGGGCGAATCCGCTGTGAATGGGTCTGGGGGAACCTGCCGCCGGCCTGGGCCCATCACATCCGCCTGGGCTAA
- a CDS encoding S41 family peptidase: MTRWWAAWTLLIVAALAPLGLRAEDKPAVGDKQPAKAAPAAADAKADKKLGESEYYELYRILAETMFQVEQNYVKEVDRRELIEAAIRGVLDKLDPYSNYISPEEINRFKTSVESQFGGIGIQVTMEGGQLKVLSPLVGSPAYRAGLNAGDSILEINGKSSAGITMDEAVKQLKGEAGTEVRLTIGHAGGGKREKVNIRREMIRVETVLGDRRDDHDQWDYMYDPQQRIGYIRITAFSRETVQEVERALDQLKKRHVRGLVLDLRFNPGGLLKAATDIADLFVADGLIVTTRGRNTAPREVHAHKDGTYDGFPMVVLVNRYSASASEIVSACLQDHHRAVVMGERTWGKGSVQNVIDLEGGKSALKLTTASYWRPSGKNIHRFPEAKESDEWGVLPDKGYDLKLSDTELNSLVAYRRQRDILLVNHHQADDDEPADKAKDDAKDAAADEKKPDDAKKSTDDKEADKKSETETKPAVKEAEKPATKKPAEAAQKPASDGGGKFIDRQLEKALGYLSDELAKVDK; the protein is encoded by the coding sequence ATGACGCGTTGGTGGGCTGCCTGGACGTTATTGATCGTGGCCGCGCTCGCCCCCTTGGGCCTGCGTGCCGAAGACAAGCCCGCCGTCGGCGACAAGCAACCCGCCAAGGCCGCGCCAGCCGCCGCGGACGCCAAAGCGGACAAGAAGCTTGGCGAGAGCGAATACTACGAGCTGTACCGCATCCTGGCCGAGACGATGTTCCAGGTCGAACAGAACTACGTCAAGGAAGTCGATCGGCGCGAGTTGATCGAGGCCGCCATTCGCGGCGTGCTCGACAAGCTGGACCCGTACTCGAACTATATCAGCCCCGAAGAAATCAATCGCTTCAAGACATCCGTCGAAAGTCAGTTCGGCGGCATTGGCATTCAGGTCACCATGGAAGGGGGCCAGCTCAAGGTGCTGAGTCCGCTGGTCGGCAGCCCCGCCTATCGGGCCGGCCTGAACGCCGGGGACAGCATTCTGGAAATCAACGGCAAGTCGTCGGCCGGCATCACCATGGATGAGGCCGTCAAGCAGTTGAAGGGAGAGGCCGGCACCGAAGTCCGCTTGACCATCGGTCACGCGGGGGGCGGCAAACGCGAAAAAGTTAACATTCGCCGCGAGATGATTCGCGTCGAGACCGTACTTGGCGATCGTCGCGACGACCACGACCAGTGGGACTACATGTACGACCCGCAACAGCGGATCGGCTACATTCGCATCACCGCTTTCAGTCGGGAAACCGTGCAAGAAGTCGAGCGGGCGCTCGATCAGCTCAAGAAGCGGCACGTCCGCGGGCTGGTGCTTGACCTGCGGTTCAACCCCGGCGGGCTGTTGAAGGCCGCCACCGACATTGCCGACCTGTTCGTCGCCGATGGGTTGATCGTGACCACGCGGGGGCGCAACACCGCGCCGCGCGAGGTTCACGCCCACAAGGACGGCACCTACGACGGGTTTCCGATGGTCGTGCTGGTGAATCGCTATAGCGCCAGCGCCAGCGAAATCGTCTCGGCTTGCCTGCAGGATCACCACCGCGCCGTTGTGATGGGAGAACGGACCTGGGGCAAGGGGAGCGTGCAAAACGTGATCGACCTGGAAGGGGGCAAGAGCGCCCTGAAGCTGACGACGGCCAGTTACTGGCGTCCTAGCGGCAAGAACATCCACCGCTTCCCCGAGGCCAAGGAAAGCGACGAATGGGGCGTGCTGCCGGACAAGGGCTACGACCTGAAGCTCTCCGACACGGAGCTAAACTCGCTGGTCGCCTATCGCCGGCAGCGCGACATCCTGCTGGTGAATCATCATCAGGCCGACGATGACGAGCCGGCCGACAAGGCCAAGGACGATGCCAAGGACGCCGCGGCCGACGAGAAGAAACCGGACGATGCCAAGAAATCGACCGACGACAAGGAAGCCGATAAAAAGTCGGAAACCGAAACCAAGCCGGCCGTGAAGGAAGCTGAAAAGCCCGCCACGAAGAAGCCGGCCGAAGCGGCCCAGAAGCCCGCCAGCGACGGGGGCGGCAAGTTCATCGATCGGCAATTGGAAAAGGCGCTCGGCTACCTGTCGGATGAATTGGCCAAGGTCGACAAGTAA
- the tsaD gene encoding tRNA (adenosine(37)-N6)-threonylcarbamoyltransferase complex transferase subunit TsaD, with the protein MFLLALETTCDETAAAVITDRLEVLGSAVSSQEALHARFGGVVPELASRAHVEGLLPIIDTALKRAAVSLNQIDCVAVANTPGLAGSLLVGLTAAKTLALALGVPLVAVNHVLAHIYACQIAAGRSVFPCVGLVVSGGHTSLFRCDAPLEWELIGSTIDDAVGEAFDKVASLLGLPYPGGPSIERVATAGDPRAFRFPRSRVDDRGGFDFSFSGLKTAVRYAVAGPNQPWPERLEPALVADLAASFQQAAIEVLVDRAVEAMARTGIRRLCVGGGVAANKLLRELLAQASREQEFELHVAPPALCTDNAVMGAMAWERYRAGLFENLDLDVIPGLMRPRKPPAKSS; encoded by the coding sequence ATGTTCCTGCTGGCCCTCGAAACAACCTGCGACGAAACCGCCGCCGCGGTGATTACCGATCGGCTGGAAGTGCTGGGCTCGGCCGTCTCGTCCCAGGAGGCCCTGCACGCCCGGTTTGGCGGCGTGGTGCCAGAGCTTGCTTCGCGTGCCCACGTCGAAGGCCTGCTGCCGATCATCGACACCGCGCTGAAACGGGCCGCGGTCAGCTTGAATCAGATCGACTGCGTGGCCGTGGCCAATACGCCCGGCCTGGCGGGCTCGCTGCTCGTGGGGCTGACGGCGGCCAAGACGTTGGCCCTGGCCCTGGGCGTGCCGCTGGTGGCGGTGAATCACGTGCTGGCCCATATCTATGCCTGTCAGATCGCCGCCGGCCGCAGCGTGTTTCCGTGCGTTGGGCTGGTCGTCAGCGGCGGGCACACCAGCCTGTTCCGCTGCGACGCGCCGCTGGAATGGGAGTTGATCGGCTCGACCATTGACGACGCCGTGGGCGAGGCCTTCGACAAGGTGGCGAGCCTGCTTGGCCTGCCCTACCCGGGCGGGCCCTCGATCGAACGAGTGGCCACGGCGGGCGATCCGCGAGCGTTCCGCTTTCCCCGCTCGCGGGTCGATGACCGCGGCGGCTTCGACTTCAGCTTCAGCGGCCTGAAAACCGCCGTCCGCTACGCCGTGGCCGGGCCCAATCAGCCTTGGCCCGAGCGGCTGGAGCCGGCATTGGTGGCCGATTTGGCGGCCAGCTTCCAGCAAGCGGCCATCGAGGTGCTGGTCGATCGAGCGGTCGAGGCAATGGCCCGGACGGGCATTCGCCGCCTGTGCGTCGGCGGGGGCGTGGCGGCCAACAAGCTGCTGCGCGAGCTCTTGGCCCAGGCGTCTCGCGAGCAGGAGTTTGAATTGCACGTCGCCCCGCCTGCCCTGTGTACCGACAACGCGGTGATGGGGGCGATGGCTTGGGAACGGTATCGCGCCGGGCTATTCGAGAACCTGGACCTCGACGTCATCCCCGGCCTGATGCGGCCCCGGAAGCCGCCGGCGAAGAGCAGTTGA